CGGCTTATAAATTTTAGCGTCTTTGAATCTGGACGATGTCAAAAATAGACCCTTAGGCGGCTTTATGTTTATATTAAAAATGTTAAGCGGGTCATAGATATGCAAAAATTGCGGGAGTGCGGGAGTAAAAGAATTTTTTCCGCAATTTTTTATCAAGCGGGTTGTTTGTATAGGTTTTATGCAGTGTTTATTCAATGCGGCGATTTCGCCCGAGACCTTTTCCGCAAACTTATGGTAAAAGGCGGAATTTTTGAAATCGCTCCCTGCAATATCGCAATTATCCTGGATGTTTTTTATATATCCTTCCGCCTTAGCCTTCAGTCTTATCCTGTAATTAAAATATAGCGGGCTTTCGCCCAGCCGGTAATCTTTTTCGTCCGTCATAAGCACATGCGTGTGAGGTTTTATATCTGAAATTTTTTGTAATCTTTTCCTGTAATTTATTTAAATAATATGATAAAATAAAAAAAATTAAAATGATTTTTTGTTTATGAAAATGACAACGGGTTTTATCTTTATAAAAGCGAAGAATAAATTATTTCGGTTTTTGTTAATCTGCCTTGCCGTTCTAACCCCTTTATTATCCATTGCCGTTGCGCCTCTGCCGTCTTACGGAAATACGGCTTACGGTAAAAATATTTCAGGTAAAGGCGGAACGATAAAAATTGCCGTACTGCTTCCGACCGAAGGAAGGTTTGCTTATTTTAGCAAACAGTTTATAAACGGGTTGCTGCTTAGCTCAAATAACCCCGACGGCTCAAAAATAAGGTATGTAATCGTAAATTTACCGGAAAATGCCGGCAGAACTAACATCGGTTATATATTTGGCTCCTTGGCAAAAAAGGGAATAAGCGCCGTGGTCGGCCCGATTTTTGCGAGGCAATTAAAATATTTTGCGCATAATTCCGTTAAATTTAAAATTCCGGTAATAACACCCTCTCCGCTTGCGGCCAAAGAAGATATTTCGCCGTTTGTTTTCGGTTACGGCATGACTTTAAAGCAGGAGATGAAAACGGAAATTAAATACGCCGCGTACGCCGGTATAAATTCTATTTCGGTCATATATCCTTACGGCGGCTACGGAGAAAAAATCCTTGCGTATATAAGGCGTTATTCTTTGAGATACGGCATTAATATTTTAAATACGGCCGCATACGATTCCAAAACGGTCGATTTTTTTAATAATTTCAATTCAATCGTCCGGTTTCATAATGTCGGACAGGGTCATTTAACAAAAGCCGAGGAGGCGCAACTCGGGGTTACCCCTTACGACCTTATGCACGGCATAACAAAGGCAAAACCGACCATCCCTTTTAAAGGTCTTTTTGTAATAGGAAGCCCCTCAAAGCTTGAGCTGATTTTGACCCAGCTTATGTATTATAATATTGACGGGTTTCCTATATTCGGCTTAAGTTCGCTTGATTCGCAATCGTTTGTAGAAAAGTACGGATTTTATATGCAAGGCGCAATTTTTCCCAACGGGTTTTTTAAGTATGACGACAACGGCGTCGTTAAAAAATTCGATGCGGCGTATAAAAAATATTATGGGAAAATGCCTAATATACTCAGCGCCGAAGGTTACGATATCGGAGGGATATTGATTAAGGCGGCGGAGAAACTTCCCCGCCCAGGGGCGGCGGCGATTAGCGGCGGCGGTTCCCTGCCTTTAGGCTTGGGGCAGTTACAGAACCTGCCGGACAAAGATATTAACGGCGTTGCGTTTTACGGTTCTATTTTACGCGTTAAGTCGTACAGAGGTGTATGCGGCATCAGCCGTTTAAGCGGCAACAGGTTTAAAAAAGGACTGTACCTGTTTAAATACAAGAACAACAAGATTTACATTCTCGAAAGCCCTTTCTAAAATATAAGTATTCCAATCAAATACCTGCCTTGCAGCCGCAAAATAAAAAATGGTATTTTCTTAGTAATCTAATGTAAATATAAAATATAATATGGTGAAAATAATATGATAAACATAAAAAGAGTTTATGAAGAACCATCGGACGAAGACGGCATAAGAATATTGGTCGATAGGCTATGGCCGAGAGGCATGAGCAAAGAAAAAGCCAAGATAAATTTCTGGTTTAAAGACATCGCTCCTTCAAACGAATTAAGGAAACTGTATCATACGGCGGCAATCGATTTTAACGAATTTAAAAAAAGATACTTAAAGGAGCTTTCAGAATACTCCCACAGCCGTAATTCGTTCGACGAACCGGAATCAGGTAATTCGCTGGCGGAAATATCCCGATTATTAAAAACCGGCGGTAAAAATATAACCCTGCTGTACGGTCTGAAGGACGAAATAAACAATAATGCCGCAGTTCTGAAAGAATTTATATTGAAATCGGTATAAACAAATAAATTTTGTTATTTTTATTGATTATAATAGCTAAATATTATAACAATCATACCCGCTTAAGGTTTAAGCCGGTAAAAAAAATTATATGATTCCGCCAAATCAAAACAAAGTTGACGATTTGATTCAACTGGATTTAGGTTATATTCCCGATATAAGTGTCGAAGATTACAGGCTGACGATAAACGGCTTTGTCGATAATCCCGTCATTTTGACTTATGCCGATATTGTTAATATCGGAAACGATAAAGTAATAGACGACTTTCATTGCGTTACCGGCTGGACGAAAGAATCCGCCGAATGGAAGGGCGTTTTATCAAAAAAGATTATAGCGGAAGTTAAACCCCATAAATATGCAAAGCATGTTTTGATAGCTTCCTACGACGGTTATACGACAAATGTGGGCATTGATTTTTTATTGAAAGATAATTCCATACTTGCAATTAAATACGGCGGAGAAGTTTTAACTCCCGAACACGGTTTTCCGGTGCGGTTGGTTATCCCCGGTAAATACGCATATAAAAGCGCCAAATGGGTAAAAGCCGTTACTTTCTTAGATAAAGAAGAGCTTGGATACTGGGAGCAAAGGGGTTATTCCAATAGCGCAGACCCCTTTAAAGAAGAAAGGTATGCTTCGGAAAGGTAATTATAATATTAGGTGAAAACAGGTAAGTAAACCGCTCTTTCCAAAGTTTTAAAGGTTAATCTATGTAAATTTGAATTTAGGACAGTTTGCGGATGCGGAAGGGAAAAAGGGCGGGCAGTTTTATACTCACTAGATGCATAGTTAAGCTCCTTGCTCAGATGATAGAGCCTTATAGGGGTAGAGTGCTTGACCCCTGTTGCGGTTCCGGCGGAATGTTCGTTCAATCGGAAAAAGAGTTTGTTTCCGTTACAACTTAACTCCTGCATTTGTATTGAATCTTATATATTTATATCCGGTTCCTGCACATCATACCCTTTTTGCCTTATTGATTCTTCGCTAAGCTGCCACAATTTTTTTCTTGCATTTATATCGTGGCTTACGGGATTCGGTTTTACTATTTTAAGGTCACTAAAGTATTTTCCCGTAATATTTGCTACATCATCCGAGGTTGCCAGATAAACAGGCGTAATTGCCCCTTCGCCCGCATCCCTGCTGAAAAACTTGCCGAATCCGCCCCAGCCCGCCCTTAACAACTTTGTATTTATTACGCCAGGATGAAGGCAGTTTACCGTGATATTTTTATCCTTCAGCCTTTCGCTTAATTCGATGGTAAAATAAATGACGCATAATTTGGAAAGACCATACGCCCTGTGTCCGTCATATTTTGCCGTGGTTATTAAATTTTCAAAATCCATTTCGGAAGAATGCGCCATAGAACTTACGTTTATTATGCGCGCCGCTTCGGATTGCCTCGGTTTAATTATGGGAATGAGATTTAATGTCAGAAAAAACATGGAAAGATAGTTTATCTGAAATGTTGCCTCTATGCCCTCGGGGGAAAGTGTATAATCGTTTAAATAAACGCCCGCATTGTTTATTAAGACATCCAGATTATCGTATCTCCTTTTAACCTCGTTGAAAAAGTTAAAAACCTCTTTTAAAGATATTAAGTCATAAACAAAGTAATCCAAATGTTTATTTTTAGTTAAGGCGGAAATTTCATCCACGGTTTGCTTGCATTTCTCCCCGCTTCTTCCGTGTATTAACACAAAAAAACCTTTTTTGGCAAGGATAATCGCCGTCTGCTTGCCTATTCCGTCTGTTGAGCCGGTAATAAGAACCGTTTTCATAGTTTAAGCCTCTCCGATACGATATTCCTGACGCTTTCGCTGGCGTCATTCCGCAATAAAAAAAGATATTGCGCAGGAATTCTTTTTGCAACCGCCTTTCTAACCAACGGTTCTCCGTCTTTAACCATGTCTTTTAAATATTCTTCATCGATTCTTTCCGCAACCATAATCCTTACGATAGGCTCTTTATCCTCTACAAGTGAAGGCAAAAACGATTTGTCTATTCTTTCCGCAACGGCATGCCTTACCCAGAACGATTTATCGTTAATCATCTTCGGCAGTTCTTTCGCATTGATTCTTTTCGCGACGATTAAGCGAACTTCTTTGTAAGGGTCGCTTATAAGGGGCGCTAAATTTTCAGGCGGTATTCTCGAGGCGGCTTTGTACCTTATATTTTCGTCTTTATCGCTTACGGCACGGGTAAGATAAGCAGGGTCAGCCCTGCTTACGGCATCAAACCGCTCTTTAAAACTTCCAGTTTTTAAAATATTAATAAACTCTTCTTCGGTCATTTTATCTTTATAATCGATATGTTTATATTGTTCATTATACCTTAAAAATTTATACTTAATATAATATATATATTATATTAAGGAGGTAAAAATATCATGATAAACATAAAAAGGATTTACGACGAACCGTCGGAGGAAGACGGCATAAGAATATTGGTCGATAGGCTATGGCCGAGGGGCGTAAGCAAAGAAAAAGCCGAAATAAATTTCTGGTTTAAAGACATCGCTCCTTCAAATGAATTTAAGAAAAGTCATGGTCAAAAACTTAATTTTAATATGTGAAAATGAAAAATAATGTTTCCGAAGGTTAAAAGTCATATGCATTTTGCACGCTACACAAATTGCAAATTAAGAATATAAAAATCGCATCCAAATTGCTCTAATGACATTACTTAATTTAATTAAAATATATAATAAATTATAAATTTATAAAGATGATAAAACTAATAATAAGCAATTCTGGATTCCCGCTTTCGCGGGAATGACACCCAAAGGGTGAAACGATAAATCCTCTCAAAGTCATTCCCGCGTAGGCGGGAAAGTTTCTTTGAAACTTCACGAGGCTGAAAGCCGAGAGCGAAGGGGAATCCAGAAAATAAAATCCTAAATCGGGATTTGGGTTAAACTATTTTATTGCTTTCTTTCTCATTACATATTATACTTATCATAATAAGCAAATATATATTTAAAATGCTTATCATAATAAGCATAATTATTGATATTCTGCTTATTATAAATATACAAACCAATCAAAGTTAAATTATTAAATTTTAATGTATGGCTGATTTTTTAGAAAATATAGTAAGATTCCATGCCGGCATAATTAACGATACACCATTATCTTTCACGCGATATCTATACGACAAAATTGATTTTAATGAAAGATTAATAGGAATTGTAGGGCAAAGAGGGGTCGGAAAATCTACTTTAATGCTGCAATATCTTAAAAAAAATTTTATCAATCCTGAAGATGGACTATATCTTTCTTTAGACAATCCTATAGTAGCAGGGATTAATTTGACGCTTTTTACAGAAGATTTTGTAGCCAAAAATGGAAAATTGCTTATTTTAGATGAGGTTCATAAATATAACAATTTTCACCAGCATATAAAATCTATTTACGATTCTTTTAAAAAATTAAAGATTATATTTTCAGGCAGCAGCGAATTGCACTTAAAAAGGGATGGGGTTGATTTATCAAGAAGAGCAATAGTTTACAACATGAATGGATTATCTTTTAGAGAATTTATTAATTTAGAAACAGGTTTAAATTTTCCTGCCGTAAGTATAAAAGATATTGTACAAAATCATTATGCCGTATCTTTGAATATTACAAATAAAATTAAGCCGCTATCATATTTTGAAAAATATTTAAATTATGGATACTATCCATTTTATAAGGAAAGCAAAAGTGGATATTTAATTAAATTATATAATGTTATAAATGAAGTGCTCGAAGGAGATATGGTAATCCTTGGACTTATACATCCTTCCCATATTCATAAAATTAAAAAACTTTTAGATATACTTTGTGCATCTGACCCTTTTAAAATTAATATAGAGAAACTTGCTGCTTCTGCAGAAATAGATAGAAATACAGTTTATAAATATATTAAAAACCTTAATGAATCACATTTAATTACGGTATTATATCAAAAAGCTAAAGGATATGGGATAATGACTAAACCTGAAAAATTATACCTGAATAATTCTAATTTAGTTTATGCTCTCTGCAATAATAACAGCTTGGGAACAATAAGAGAAATTTTTTTCATAAATCAAGTTTCAGCGGTAGTACAAAGAGTAAATAGCTATAAATCAGGAGATTTTATAGTTGACGATAAGTTTATTTTTGAAATAGGCGGAAAGAATAAAGATTTTTCACAAATAAAAGATATAGAAAATTCATTTCTTGCATTGGACGGAATAGAAATAGGCTATAAAAGAAAAATACCTCTTTGGCTTTTTGGATTTCTATATTAAAGATTTATTTGCTTAAATTCCTACCGTTTTTAAAATATTTAGAAACTCTTCCTCGGTTATTTTTATAAATTTATAACGGCAAATTTTTATTTTAATTGCAATGTCTGAACTCAGGCGATTGCTATTTTTCATATCCGTTTTAATTGGGCCAATCAGCCGAATATCTTAAATATCCCCTTTTTTTCGGGTTTTACCAAAGGTTTGTACGATTCTAAATCGGCTATATCTTCGGGTTTTTCAATAGAAACGATTATCCATGGCGGAGGGGTGGATATCGAACAGCCGCCGCCCGACATTCTTGGATGATAAATCTTTATTATGGAAGGGTTTTCTTTAGTATGGACATAAAACCATCCGCAAATCTTATCTAACTTTTTAATTTCTTCCATTCTTTCGCTTATAAAATCGGCTGCTTTGCCGGCGCCTAATTCAGCTTTCTCATCATCAAGCTGCGTATAGACATAATACCAGGATGAGCCGGAGTTTTTGACTGCGCCTATTAGCTTTTCGACATCTTCCCATTTCAAGAGGCCGGAAAAAGCCACGGTATCTACTTTGTAAGGCATCTTTTTCTCCTTTTTTTAATTTTCTTTACGTTTATTCTGTTTTCATTTCGTTTTATATTATTTTACCATAACATTATACCCTATTTCGATTATTTCGGCTAAAAATTTATGATTTATATTTATTATGTATAAATTACATTTTGAAAATTATATCCTTAAAAACCTGTTAAATCATTGCTCCTGCGCCTTAAACTTTTAAACTTAAAATTTATATTGTATAATGTAACAATGTGTATAAAATTAATTAATTTAAATTTATTTGTGGAACTTTAATGTCCGTAAAGAAACAGGTAAATAAAAACAAACCTAAAAAAACGAAAAAAAAATTAATAGGGATAATAGCAATCGCGGCTTTCGTCTTAATACTTGCACCTTTTATCATTGTAGCCGTTCTTTATTTTTTGCTTTCATCCACCGTTCCCAATATTATCTCCCTTAAGAGTTATCATCCGCAGCAGGTGAATTATGTATATTCATCCAGCGGAAAACTTGTAGGCTACTTAGGTTCGGTAAACAGGGAGGTTGTTCCTTTTTCAAATATACCTCTGCAGGTCAGGGAGGCTTTTTTGGCGGCGGAAGATAAAAATTTTTATAGTCAGGGACCGCTCGATTATAAGGCAATTGCGAGGGCTTTTGTAGTTAATCTCACGGCGGGACGCATTGTCGAGGGTGGTTCGACGATAACACAGCAGGTGGCAAAAACCCTTCTCGTTCCGTATGAAAGGACATACATCTGGAAGCTGAGAGAGGCTATTTTAGCTTACCGTATAGCAAATAATTTATCAAAAAACGATATTTTAGATATTTATCTTAATCAAATATACCTGGGCAACAACGCATATGGCGTTGAGGCGGCTTCCCTCACATATTTCGGAGTGCCGGTATGGAAACTAAACCTTGCTCAGGCGGCTATGCTTGGAGGGCTTCCGCAGGCGCCGTCGTTTTTAGACCCTTATATTCATTTTAAAGATGCCAAAAGAAGGCAGAAATATGTTCTGGAACAGATGGCCAATGACGGATTCATTTCTAAGGCGCAGGCTATATCCGCCTATAATACAAAACTTGTTTTTCACAACTACTTTAAATATTACGGGATTGCTCCATACTATCTTGCCTTTATCAAGCAGAGGATTATAGATAAGTACGGTAAAACCGTTTATAAAGAGGGCGGACTTAAGATTTACTCCGCCTTAAGCGCAAGGGCGCAGAAATATGCCGACGAAGCCGTAAAACCCGGACTTACTAAACTTTCTCACGAATACGGTTATACCGGTCCTCTTAAAAAGTTAAGCTATGATGAAATGCTTAAAAAAATTAACGAAAATAAAAACCGGGTAGAAGGTTTATACATAGGCAGTATTTATAAGGGGTTTGTTACCGGCGTTTCCCCTGATGGGCAGCTTGCTTATGTTACCGTCGGGAAATTCAAAGGGATTCTTCCCGTTAATAATATGAGGTGGGCATCCAGGTTTGAACGCTATGTTTATTTTGCTTATAGAACCGTTAGCAATGTGAATCAGGCCCTAAAGCCCGGATATGAAATATTAGTCAAATTTGACGGCGCAGATAAAAACCATACGCCCATTTTTTCCTTAGAAGAAAAGGATGTTATCGAAGGGGCGTTAGTTTCGATTGACCCTAAAAACGGGTATGTGAAAGCCATGGTCGGCGGTTACAGTTTTAAAGATACTCAGTTTAACAGGGCGCTTTATGCCAAAAGGCAAACCGGTTCGG
This is a stretch of genomic DNA from Candidatus Acidulodesulfobacterium ferriphilum. It encodes these proteins:
- a CDS encoding DUF488 family protein yields the protein MINIKRVYEEPSDEDGIRILVDRLWPRGMSKEKAKINFWFKDIAPSNELRKLYHTAAIDFNEFKKRYLKELSEYSHSRNSFDEPESGNSLAEISRLLKTGGKNITLLYGLKDEINNNAAVLKEFILKSV
- a CDS encoding sulfite oxidase-like oxidoreductase, whose protein sequence is MIPPNQNKVDDLIQLDLGYIPDISVEDYRLTINGFVDNPVILTYADIVNIGNDKVIDDFHCVTGWTKESAEWKGVLSKKIIAEVKPHKYAKHVLIASYDGYTTNVGIDFLLKDNSILAIKYGGEVLTPEHGFPVRLVIPGKYAYKSAKWVKAVTFLDKEELGYWEQRGYSNSADPFKEERYASER
- a CDS encoding SDR family oxidoreductase, which translates into the protein MKTVLITGSTDGIGKQTAIILAKKGFFVLIHGRSGEKCKQTVDEISALTKNKHLDYFVYDLISLKEVFNFFNEVKRRYDNLDVLINNAGVYLNDYTLSPEGIEATFQINYLSMFFLTLNLIPIIKPRQSEAARIINVSSMAHSSEMDFENLITTAKYDGHRAYGLSKLCVIYFTIELSERLKDKNITVNCLHPGVINTKLLRAGWGGFGKFFSRDAGEGAITPVYLATSDDVANITGKYFSDLKIVKPNPVSHDINARKKLWQLSEESIRQKGYDVQEPDINI
- a CDS encoding DUF488 family protein — protein: MINIKRIYDEPSEEDGIRILVDRLWPRGVSKEKAEINFWFKDIAPSNEFKKSHGQKLNFNM
- a CDS encoding HTH domain-containing protein, yielding MADFLENIVRFHAGIINDTPLSFTRYLYDKIDFNERLIGIVGQRGVGKSTLMLQYLKKNFINPEDGLYLSLDNPIVAGINLTLFTEDFVAKNGKLLILDEVHKYNNFHQHIKSIYDSFKKLKIIFSGSSELHLKRDGVDLSRRAIVYNMNGLSFREFINLETGLNFPAVSIKDIVQNHYAVSLNITNKIKPLSYFEKYLNYGYYPFYKESKSGYLIKLYNVINEVLEGDMVILGLIHPSHIHKIKKLLDILCASDPFKINIEKLAASAEIDRNTVYKYIKNLNESHLITVLYQKAKGYGIMTKPEKLYLNNSNLVYALCNNNSLGTIREIFFINQVSAVVQRVNSYKSGDFIVDDKFIFEIGGKNKDFSQIKDIENSFLALDGIEIGYKRKIPLWLFGFLY
- a CDS encoding PBP1A family penicillin-binding protein, translating into MSVKKQVNKNKPKKTKKKLIGIIAIAAFVLILAPFIIVAVLYFLLSSTVPNIISLKSYHPQQVNYVYSSSGKLVGYLGSVNREVVPFSNIPLQVREAFLAAEDKNFYSQGPLDYKAIARAFVVNLTAGRIVEGGSTITQQVAKTLLVPYERTYIWKLREAILAYRIANNLSKNDILDIYLNQIYLGNNAYGVEAASLTYFGVPVWKLNLAQAAMLGGLPQAPSFLDPYIHFKDAKRRQKYVLEQMANDGFISKAQAISAYNTKLVFHNYFKYYGIAPYYLAFIKQRIIDKYGKTVYKEGGLKIYSALSARAQKYADEAVKPGLTKLSHEYGYTGPLKKLSYDEMLKKINENKNRVEGLYIGSIYKGFVTGVSPDGQLAYVTVGKFKGILPVNNMRWASRFERYVYFAYRTVSNVNQALKPGYEILVKFDGADKNHTPIFSLEEKDVIEGALVSIDPKNGYVKAMVGGYSFKDTQFNRALYAKRQTGSAFKPIVYAEALTLGYSPSSLINNTPVIYPTGVQGKYYKPHNFSRRFTGPTTLLIGLAHSIDVIAVKLLEKVGVDKVANLANEMGIRHVVRNLTMALGSSSVRLIDLTDAYTAFSNGGKECKPIFIVKILTPAGKTLYHNTPVCKQVLTPQVAYVLTNMLERVITNGTGVTVSKIRKITPYVAGKTGSSSQYRDGLFMGYTSSLVTGVWTGLDDFHSMGRFMVGAITAAPIWDAYMSKALNIYPPKAFKIPKGVVFAEINPHTGLIANSNYKDPILMPYVSGTEPTLSKKQKKIKNPQLFFGLF